The following DNA comes from Fervidobacterium thailandense.
ATTACCAGCCGGTTGCTGTGGTGAATTATCCGAATGATTATGATTGGACGAGGATAACGGAGTACAAGTACTTTTTGAATGAAAAAAGTTCAAGGACAGTTGTGCACTTTGAATACCCGTTGGCAAAAGGGGAGCCGTACTATATAGTGATGACACGTGAGAATATGGAAAGAAGAGAAAAGTATATGAAAGAAGTGGAGAAACTTGAAAAGACAGGGGAATACTTATTCATAGGAAGGTTGGCAGAATACAAATATTACAATATGGACCAAGTGATTGAAGCAGCCATGGAAAAAATAAAAGAGAGGTTAAAATAGTGGGAATAGCAAGGAATTACGTTTACAATGTAACGCTAACAATAATGAATTTGCTTATTCCATTCGTCACAACACCGTACATCACAAGGGTGCTCGATCCAGAAGGAATAGGAAGTGTAGCTTTCACAGCGTCGATAGTACAATACTTTGTTCTTTTAGCAACCTTAGGAATAGATTTATACGGCACAAGAGAATTGGCAGTACTTAAAAATAATCCAAGAGAATTTCAGCAGGCATTTTGGAATATATTTTTCACAAAGCTTATAACTTTCTGTATATCATTCGGCTTATTTTTTGCTTTCATTGCTTTTTACAGAACAACATACATGCCGTTATTTTTAATACAATCAATATCAATAGTAAATGCGCTGATAGACATAACATTCTTGTATAGCAGCCTAGAAGATTTTAAAAGCATTACGATAAGGGGAATAGTAGTAAGAATAATAGGAGTTGGATTATTGTTTACATTAGTCAAGAAACCGTCGGACTTTTACATTTACGCGGTGATAAACGTTGCAACAGGTACGCTTGGAAACATATGGATGTGGTTAAAAAAGCCAAAAGAATTGGAGATAGTAAAGCCAGAATTAAAACAAATAAAAGAGCATTTGTTAGGTTCATTAAAGTTATTCATACCGTTGTTAGCAATTCAAGTGTACGTTGTGCTTGATAAAACGATGGTGGGAATACTTTCAAATGAATCAGAAGTGGCATACTATGACATGTCACAAAGATTAGTAAAAATGGCACTTGGTTTAGTTACAGCGATAGGACCTGTAATGATACCAAGGATGTCAAACATACTTGCGCAAGAAAGAGAAGAAGAAAAAACGAGGTACGTGAAGAATGTATTCGAATTTGTGACGTACAGTTCGGTTATAATAATTGTGTTAATAGTAACAACGATGCAAGACTTTGTGCCCATATTTTTTGGGAGTAAATTTTTAAAGGTAAAGGAATTGATTATTTATGTTTCACCTATAATACTGTTTATCTCATGGAGCAACTTATTTGGAATGCAAATAATGGTACCGATGAAGAAAGAAAAATACCTTACGATATCGGTTTTAAGCGGAGCGATAGTAAATTTTACAATGAACATGATACTAATTCCAAAATACAAAGCACTTGGAGCAGTGATAGGTACAGTAGTAGCAGAATTCATTGTCACTTTCGTTCAAA
Coding sequences within:
- a CDS encoding flippase — protein: MGIARNYVYNVTLTIMNLLIPFVTTPYITRVLDPEGIGSVAFTASIVQYFVLLATLGIDLYGTRELAVLKNNPREFQQAFWNIFFTKLITFCISFGLFFAFIAFYRTTYMPLFLIQSISIVNALIDITFLYSSLEDFKSITIRGIVVRIIGVGLLFTLVKKPSDFYIYAVINVATGTLGNIWMWLKKPKELEIVKPELKQIKEHLLGSLKLFIPLLAIQVYVVLDKTMVGILSNESEVAYYDMSQRLVKMALGLVTAIGPVMIPRMSNILAQEREEEKTRYVKNVFEFVTYSSVIIIVLIVTTMQDFVPIFFGSKFLKVKELIIYVSPIILFISWSNLFGMQIMVPMKKEKYLTISVLSGAIVNFTMNMILIPKYKALGAVIGTVVAEFIVTFVQMILTHKIVNLKSLYSGVWKHFLSGLLVLLFLMVLRKINFGSVGRILMELLIGAVLYILLEWLLKTDINNIILKKIHAIFVGVFK